From Streptomyces sp. NBC_00683, one genomic window encodes:
- a CDS encoding TetR/AcrR family transcriptional regulator translates to MTKSGPTAATDGTTTGSGDIGRSLELLWGTGERPSRGPKPGLTLDRIVAAAVDVADTEGLAALSMRRLSSELGTGTMSLYRYVPGKAELLDLMLDRVLGEPLSADASQVPSDWRVAVDAMAHTYRENLRAHPWLLKINQARTVLGPSALRGLELALTGLRGMGLRDPELIGVIITVNSFVEGLARTENHATEAAQQTGLSDAAFWEGQRPYLERAMLSGEYPYMAALSEDAFGADFDHFAFGLGRLIDGFEVLVEQRARG, encoded by the coding sequence ATGACGAAGAGCGGACCGACAGCGGCGACGGACGGCACGACCACCGGAAGCGGCGACATCGGACGCAGTCTCGAACTCCTGTGGGGCACCGGCGAACGCCCCAGCCGCGGCCCCAAGCCGGGCCTCACGCTCGACCGGATCGTCGCCGCCGCCGTAGATGTCGCCGACACGGAAGGCCTCGCGGCTCTCTCGATGCGCCGGCTCTCCTCCGAGCTCGGCACCGGCACGATGTCGCTCTACCGGTACGTCCCCGGCAAGGCCGAACTGCTCGACCTCATGCTCGACCGGGTCCTCGGCGAACCGCTCTCGGCGGACGCCTCACAGGTGCCGTCCGACTGGCGGGTGGCCGTCGACGCGATGGCCCACACCTACCGGGAGAACCTCCGCGCGCACCCCTGGCTCCTCAAGATCAACCAGGCGCGCACGGTCCTGGGCCCCAGCGCCCTGCGCGGCCTGGAGCTCGCCCTGACCGGACTCAGGGGCATGGGACTGCGGGACCCCGAGCTGATCGGCGTGATCATCACGGTCAACAGCTTCGTCGAGGGCCTCGCCCGGACGGAGAACCACGCGACGGAGGCCGCCCAGCAGACGGGCCTGAGCGACGCCGCCTTCTGGGAGGGCCAGCGCCCCTACCTGGAGCGGGCCATGCTCAGCGGCGAGTACCCGTACATGGCCGCGCTGTCCGAGGACGCGTTCGGGGCCGACTTCGATCACTTCGCGTTCGGCCT
- a CDS encoding ATP-binding cassette domain-containing protein: MSASGYAVLAEGVVKRYGAKKGVAEKRALDGFDLAVRPGTVHGLLGPNGAGKTTAVRVLATLLRFDGGRAEVAGLDVAREPRRVRSRIGLTGQYAAVDEVLTGRQNLEMFGRLFHLGGTGARKRAGELLERFDLVDAADQGVKAYSGGMRRRLDLAASMILAPTVLFLDEPTTGLDPRSRGEVWGAVRALVAGGTTVLLTTQYLDEADKLASHITVIDRGRSIADDSPDGLKNRVGGDRIEVVAAEAADIPAVVKAVDRVAGGGPVVTDEADRRVHAQVADRVAALTEVARALQDEGIAVEDIGLRRPSLDDVFLRLTGHGAEADTGADSGNDTKMEVAA, translated from the coding sequence ATGTCCGCGTCCGGATATGCCGTGCTGGCCGAAGGGGTCGTGAAGCGCTACGGGGCGAAGAAGGGGGTGGCGGAGAAACGGGCGCTCGACGGATTCGACCTGGCAGTCCGCCCGGGCACCGTCCACGGCCTGCTCGGGCCCAACGGGGCCGGCAAGACCACCGCCGTCAGGGTGCTCGCCACCCTCCTGCGGTTCGATGGGGGCCGGGCCGAGGTCGCGGGCCTGGACGTCGCGCGCGAGCCCCGGCGCGTACGGAGCAGGATCGGGCTCACCGGGCAGTACGCCGCCGTTGACGAGGTGCTCACGGGCCGGCAGAACCTGGAGATGTTCGGCCGCCTCTTCCACCTGGGCGGGACCGGGGCGCGGAAGCGGGCCGGCGAACTGCTGGAGCGGTTCGACCTCGTGGACGCCGCCGACCAGGGGGTCAAGGCGTACAGCGGGGGCATGCGGAGGCGGCTCGATCTCGCCGCCTCGATGATCCTCGCGCCCACGGTGCTGTTCCTGGACGAGCCGACGACCGGGCTCGACCCGCGCAGCCGGGGCGAGGTGTGGGGCGCGGTACGGGCACTGGTCGCCGGCGGTACGACGGTCCTGCTGACCACGCAGTACCTGGACGAGGCCGACAAGCTCGCCTCGCACATCACCGTCATCGACCGGGGCCGGTCCATCGCCGACGACAGCCCCGACGGGCTCAAGAACCGGGTCGGCGGCGACCGGATCGAAGTCGTCGCCGCCGAGGCGGCCGACATCCCGGCCGTGGTGAAGGCCGTGGACCGGGTGGCCGGCGGCGGACCGGTCGTGACCGACGAGGCGGACCGCCGGGTGCACGCCCAGGTCGCGGACCGGGTGGCCGCACTGACCGAAGTGGCACGCGCCCTCCAGGACGAGGGGATCGCGGTCGAGGACATCGGGCTGCGCAGGCCCAGCCTGGACGACGTGTTCCTGCGCCTGACGGGACACGGGGCAGAGGCGGACACCGGGGCGGACTCCGGAAACGACACGAAGATGGAGGTCGCGGCATGA
- a CDS encoding ABC transporter permease translates to MTALELPARTGPERSRALWALVDTWNVTRRSLTHYQRQPVAIIWQLGFPIVSVLLYGYVFGSAMKVPGGGDYREFLMPGMFATTMTMGFMNTAMAVVTDSGKGVIDRFRSMPMAPSAVSAGRGVADLVVACAELTILALTALAIGWRAGGSPMEAVGAFGLLLLLRFSLIWVGVWLGLLVPNAESAGGLYAIAFPVTMISSALVAPSLMPGWLGTVAAWNPVSSTVTASRELFGNPVASGGTWVEEHALLMALGWPLVITLVFLPLAVRRFQRLSR, encoded by the coding sequence ATGACCGCGCTCGAACTGCCCGCCCGCACCGGCCCCGAGCGGAGCCGGGCCCTCTGGGCGCTCGTCGACACCTGGAACGTCACGAGGCGCAGCCTCACCCACTACCAGCGCCAGCCCGTCGCCATCATCTGGCAGCTCGGCTTTCCCATCGTGTCCGTCCTGCTGTACGGGTACGTCTTCGGCAGCGCGATGAAGGTGCCGGGCGGCGGCGACTACCGGGAGTTCCTGATGCCCGGCATGTTCGCCACGACCATGACCATGGGCTTCATGAACACCGCGATGGCCGTGGTGACCGACTCCGGCAAGGGGGTCATCGACCGTTTCCGCTCGATGCCGATGGCCCCGTCCGCGGTCTCCGCCGGCCGCGGGGTCGCCGACCTGGTGGTGGCCTGCGCCGAGTTGACGATCCTGGCCCTCACCGCACTGGCGATCGGCTGGCGCGCGGGCGGCAGCCCGATGGAGGCCGTGGGCGCGTTCGGGCTGCTTCTGCTGCTGCGCTTCAGCCTGATCTGGGTGGGCGTCTGGCTGGGCCTGCTCGTCCCGAACGCGGAGTCGGCGGGCGGCCTGTACGCCATCGCCTTCCCCGTCACGATGATCTCCAGCGCCCTGGTCGCCCCCTCGCTGATGCCCGGCTGGCTGGGCACGGTCGCCGCGTGGAACCCGGTGTCCTCGACGGTGACCGCGTCCCGGGAACTGTTCGGCAACCCGGTGGCGAGCGGCGGCACATGGGTCGAGGAGCACGCGCTGCTGATGGCGCTGGGGTGGCCCCTGGTGATCACGCTGGTGTTCCTGCCGCTGGCGGTACGCAGGTTCCAGCGGCTCAGCCGCTGA
- a CDS encoding Uma2 family endonuclease, whose translation MSAAAVEHPCDGEPESLLESANRLSEQLPPGYRVEIIGGVITVAPSPDGPHADALTTLVLAFGATGLHGEESRVLQGPGIWLPSGPQDYAIPDLALVDADYREHPAENATYDPSVFRLVLEVTSSNYQNDLRNKVSAYAYAKIPVYVILDRRHGRVHVLTEPADGTYDSHEVYAPGQTAELPDSIGAKVTLDVAELVAAGRPRA comes from the coding sequence ATGTCTGCAGCAGCAGTCGAGCACCCCTGTGACGGTGAGCCGGAATCTCTGCTCGAGAGCGCCAACCGGCTCTCGGAGCAGCTCCCGCCGGGTTACCGCGTCGAGATCATCGGAGGCGTCATCACCGTTGCCCCATCCCCGGACGGCCCGCACGCCGACGCGCTGACCACACTCGTGCTCGCGTTCGGAGCTACGGGGCTGCATGGCGAGGAGTCCAGAGTCCTTCAGGGACCAGGAATCTGGCTGCCCAGTGGGCCACAGGACTATGCGATCCCCGACCTCGCCCTGGTCGACGCGGATTACCGGGAGCACCCGGCGGAGAACGCCACCTACGACCCCAGTGTCTTCCGCCTGGTCCTTGAGGTCACCTCCAGCAACTATCAGAACGACCTCCGTAACAAGGTCTCCGCCTACGCCTATGCCAAGATCCCTGTCTATGTCATCCTCGACCGCCGCCACGGCCGCGTGCATGTACTGACGGAGCCGGCCGACGGCACATACGACAGCCATGAGGTCTACGCCCCCGGCCAGACAGCCGAGCTCCCCGACTCCATCGGTGCCAAGGTGACGCTCGACGTGGCGGAGCTGGTGGCGGCCGGCCGGCCCCGCGCGTAA
- a CDS encoding GNAT family N-acetyltransferase: protein MPDNGPEAFSTSRLDALPLDVAHADEMTAVLADPALYTYTGGAPEDTDTLRARYARQSAGSPDPAEQWWNWVLRVRADGCLAGYVQATVRGSRAEIAWVVGGAWQGRGYAKEAAAGLVEHLRDEGVRTVLAHVHPGHTASAAVATAAGLAPTDVWEDGEVRWHRDLTDGGAPQAEQPG from the coding sequence ATGCCGGACAACGGGCCCGAAGCCTTCTCCACCAGCCGACTCGACGCGCTGCCGCTCGACGTCGCGCACGCGGACGAGATGACCGCCGTCCTCGCCGACCCCGCCCTGTACACGTACACGGGAGGCGCCCCGGAGGACACGGACACCCTGCGCGCCCGCTACGCCCGCCAGAGCGCAGGCTCCCCGGACCCCGCCGAGCAGTGGTGGAACTGGGTGCTCCGGGTACGTGCCGACGGGTGCCTGGCCGGCTACGTACAGGCGACCGTGCGCGGTTCGCGGGCCGAGATCGCCTGGGTGGTCGGGGGCGCGTGGCAGGGCCGGGGGTACGCGAAGGAGGCGGCGGCCGGACTCGTCGAGCACCTGCGGGACGAGGGCGTCCGAACCGTTCTCGCGCACGTCCACCCTGGCCACACGGCATCGGCAGCGGTGGCCACCGCGGCGGGGCTCGCCCCGACCGACGTGTGGGAGGACGGCGAGGTGCGCTGGCACAGGGACCTCACCGACGGCGGCGCCCCGCAGGCCGAACAGCCGGGGTGA
- a CDS encoding class I SAM-dependent methyltransferase: MGFYTEQVVPRIVNVACGMKTAAPLRQRVCEGLSGTVVEIGFGSGHNVPFYPEAVAGVDAVEPSSVAWELAGKRIKASGVPVRRAGLDGQSLPFEDDSFDAALSTWTLCTIPDAAAALREVRRVLEPGGELHFVEHGLAPEADDNVRRWQRRLDPLEQRIFGGCHLTRPIVDLLTTAGFKVTELDVFYEKGAPKVMGADSLGVALSP, translated from the coding sequence ATGGGCTTCTACACGGAGCAGGTCGTGCCGAGGATCGTCAACGTCGCCTGCGGGATGAAGACAGCAGCACCGCTGCGGCAACGGGTCTGCGAGGGCCTGAGCGGCACCGTCGTCGAGATCGGCTTCGGCTCGGGCCACAACGTTCCCTTCTACCCGGAGGCCGTCGCCGGTGTGGACGCGGTCGAGCCCTCCTCGGTCGCGTGGGAACTCGCCGGCAAACGCATCAAGGCGTCGGGCGTCCCGGTGCGGCGCGCCGGTCTGGACGGTCAGTCGCTGCCGTTCGAGGACGACAGTTTCGACGCCGCCCTGTCCACCTGGACGCTGTGCACCATCCCCGACGCCGCCGCCGCCCTGCGCGAGGTGCGGCGCGTCCTCGAACCCGGCGGGGAACTGCACTTCGTGGAGCACGGGCTGGCCCCGGAGGCGGACGACAACGTCCGCCGGTGGCAGCGACGCCTCGATCCGCTGGAGCAACGGATCTTCGGCGGGTGCCATCTCACCCGGCCGATCGTCGACCTGCTGACGACCGCCGGATTCAAGGTGACGGAACTCGACGTCTTCTACGAGAAGGGCGCCCCGAAGGTGATGGGCGCCGATTCGCTGGGCGTCGCACTGTCACCCTGA
- a CDS encoding class I SAM-dependent DNA methyltransferase, protein MTEPAFLTTTRASYDAFADEYAAHFQDELAAKPIDRAVLAGFAELVTAEGGGPVADVGCGTGRVTEHLHALGVDVFGIDLSPGMLAEARRHYPDLRFEEGSMLDLDLPDGGLGGLLAWYSTIHVPDEQLPQVFAEFYRVLAPGGHLLLGFQAGEEVVRRTDAWGRDIELDFIRRRPERMAELLVTAGLTMKARTVREIDEESAFPEPTPQAFLLARKPR, encoded by the coding sequence ATGACCGAACCCGCCTTCCTGACGACCACCCGCGCGTCGTACGACGCCTTCGCCGACGAATACGCCGCACACTTCCAGGACGAGCTCGCCGCCAAGCCCATCGACCGAGCCGTACTGGCGGGCTTCGCTGAACTCGTCACTGCCGAGGGCGGTGGGCCCGTGGCCGACGTGGGCTGCGGAACCGGACGGGTGACGGAGCATCTGCACGCTCTGGGTGTCGACGTGTTCGGCATCGACCTGTCTCCGGGGATGCTCGCGGAGGCGCGGCGGCACTACCCGGATCTGCGGTTCGAGGAAGGGTCGATGCTCGATCTGGACCTGCCGGACGGCGGGCTGGGCGGGCTGCTGGCCTGGTACTCCACGATCCACGTACCGGACGAGCAACTGCCGCAGGTCTTCGCCGAGTTCTACCGGGTCCTCGCCCCCGGCGGTCACCTCCTGCTCGGGTTCCAGGCAGGCGAGGAGGTGGTGCGCCGGACGGATGCGTGGGGGCGCGACATCGAACTCGACTTCATCCGTCGCCGACCGGAGCGGATGGCGGAGCTGTTGGTCACGGCCGGCCTGACGATGAAGGCCCGGACGGTGCGGGAGATCGACGAGGAGAGCGCCTTCCCCGAGCCGACTCCCCAGGCCTTCCTGCTGGCCCGCAAGCCCAGGTAG